One genomic segment of Panicum virgatum strain AP13 chromosome 2N, P.virgatum_v5, whole genome shotgun sequence includes these proteins:
- the LOC120662631 gene encoding uncharacterized isomerase BH0283-like, whose translation MGNPATVCLLNAATDERWMQAAAVEFNLSKTTFPLRDDGGSLSPAAAPLFQLKLFTPTIELCPADLFRFVLVEHDAAVEFVTKSGVFIAKKVPAATGVSGEGKRFIELDPMIDFVAILPSCPRSPRPSTELPLQRSQIRGR comes from the exons ATGGGCAACCCGGCCACGGTGTGCCTTCTCAATGCCGCCACGGACGAGCGCTGGatgcaggccgccgccgtcgagttCAACCTCTCCAAGACCACCTTCCCCCTCCGCGACGATGGTGGCTCCTTatcccctgccgccgcccctctgtTCCAGCTCAAATTGTTCACCCCCACCATCGAG CTGTGCCCGGCCGACCTCTTCAGGTTCGTCCTCGTGGAGCACGACGCGGCCGTGGAGTTTGTGACCAAATCCGGGGTCTTTATCGCCAAGAAGGTTCCTGCGGCGACGGGCGTCTCAGGTGAGGGGAAGCGGTTCATCGAGCTGGATCCCATGATCGATTTTGTAGCCATCCTGCCGAGCTGCCCTCGATCCCCAAGACCCTCAACGGAGCTACCACTGCAGCGTTCACAAATCCGCGGCCGGTGA